Proteins co-encoded in one Acidisarcina sp. genomic window:
- a CDS encoding HlyD family secretion protein, with translation MAEQNLELGEKTNAEMDEIPEAPEPRPRHHFIIFGVVVALVVGALLFWWHSTFYEDTDDAQVSGHLVQISSRISGQIVKVNVEENQYVEAGTVVAEIDPRDFEVAVKQNDANLQAAEASSQAAQVNVPIIGVNTGSTLTSAGADVRSTSAGVIQAQRQLEAAHARVEQARANNEKAQLDLKRYAPLVEKDVISRQQFDAAVAAAASAKAAVADALATELAADQGVRMARQRLDQSQAQLKTAQTGPQQVAIQRARANQASAEAQRASAALEQAKLNLSYTRIVAPISGIITRKSVELGQNVSSGQNLMTLVSLDDVWITANFKETQLRHMKQGQPVEIKVDAYGRKYDGVVTQIGGATGSVMSLFPPENATGNYVKVVQRVPVRIDLKNPNDNKDHLLRPGLSVVPSVRVKQ, from the coding sequence GTGGCTGAGCAGAATCTGGAGTTAGGGGAAAAGACCAACGCGGAGATGGATGAGATTCCAGAGGCGCCGGAACCGCGGCCCCGCCACCACTTTATTATTTTTGGCGTTGTCGTGGCCCTCGTCGTCGGAGCACTTCTCTTCTGGTGGCATTCCACTTTTTATGAGGATACCGATGACGCGCAGGTGAGCGGCCACCTGGTGCAGATCAGCTCCCGTATTTCCGGACAGATCGTCAAGGTGAATGTTGAGGAGAACCAGTACGTCGAGGCAGGCACTGTGGTCGCGGAGATCGATCCCCGCGATTTTGAGGTAGCCGTCAAGCAGAACGACGCCAATCTTCAGGCAGCGGAGGCGAGCTCGCAGGCTGCGCAGGTCAATGTGCCCATCATCGGCGTCAATACTGGCAGTACGCTGACTTCAGCCGGCGCGGATGTGCGCAGTACGTCGGCGGGCGTAATACAGGCCCAGAGGCAATTGGAAGCGGCCCATGCGCGGGTGGAGCAGGCGCGAGCCAACAATGAGAAGGCGCAGCTCGATCTGAAGCGGTATGCGCCGCTGGTGGAGAAGGATGTAATCTCGCGCCAGCAGTTCGATGCGGCGGTGGCCGCAGCAGCTTCAGCCAAGGCGGCTGTAGCCGATGCCCTTGCGACCGAACTGGCGGCGGACCAGGGCGTGCGAATGGCCCGGCAGCGTTTGGACCAGTCCCAGGCCCAGCTCAAGACCGCCCAGACTGGACCGCAGCAGGTAGCGATTCAGAGGGCCCGCGCCAATCAGGCGTCTGCCGAGGCACAACGGGCGAGTGCGGCTCTGGAGCAGGCGAAGCTGAACCTGAGCTATACCAGGATCGTGGCGCCGATCTCCGGCATCATCACGCGCAAGAGCGTCGAGCTGGGCCAGAACGTCAGCTCCGGCCAGAACCTGATGACGCTGGTATCGCTGGACGACGTGTGGATTACGGCGAACTTCAAGGAGACTCAACTTCGCCATATGAAGCAGGGACAGCCCGTCGAGATCAAGGTCGATGCGTATGGGCGCAAATATGACGGGGTTGTTACGCAGATTGGCGGCGCAACCGGGTCCGTGATGAGCCTGTTTCCGCCCGAAAACGCGACAGGAAACTACGTCAAAGTGGTGCAGCGCGTCCCGGTTCGCATTGATCTGAAAAACCCTAACGACAACAAAGATCACCTGTTAAGACCGGGACTTTCGGTCGTTCCCAGCGTTCGCGTCAAGCAGTAA